From a single Ochotona princeps isolate mOchPri1 chromosome 12, mOchPri1.hap1, whole genome shotgun sequence genomic region:
- the LOC101535738 gene encoding large ribosomal subunit protein uL29-like, which yields MAKIKARDLRGKEEEEELLKQLDDLKVELSQLRVAKVTGGAASKLSKIRVVRKSIAGVLTVVNQTQKENLRKFYKGKKHKPLDLRPKKTRAMRRLNKHEENLKTKKQQRKERLYPLRKCAVKA from the coding sequence ATGGCCAAGATCAAGGCTCGGGACCTCCGcggcaaggaggaggaggaggagctgctgaagCAGCTGGACGACCTCAAAGTGGAGCTGTCGCAGCTGCGCGTCGCCAAGGTCACCGGCGGCGCGGCGTCCAAGCTGTCCAAGATCCGCGTTGTCCGCAAGTCCATCGCCGGGGTGCTCACGGTCGTCaaccagacccagaaagaaaacCTCAGGAAGTTCTACAAGGGCAAGAAGCACAAGCCTCTGGACCTGCGTCCCAAGAAGACACGCGCCATGCGCCGCCTCAACAAGCACGAGGAGAACCTCAAGACCAAGAAGCAGCAGCGGAAAGAGCGGCTGTACCCGCTGCGCAAGTGCGCGGTCAAGGCCTGA